The following proteins come from a genomic window of Candidatus Dependentiae bacterium:
- a CDS encoding AMP-binding protein translates to MNNIINDVSSAERMRFDKLIDSITKNGKLMTLGHLLEWSAKKYGDRIALICRDEQISFNHLFARACMFSELLRQKGIKSGDSVLVWLENSIEFYIAYFGALQIGAIVAPLNVYLTERELTHIIKDADAQIMVTSQSFLERLGDQQIQVPILLKEDAIKLDKPITTDKCVITDKDPDVLTLLLYTSGTTGLPKGVMLSSRNVLTNAMQAIARQEFKRCKVLCVLPLFHSFAQNACIWTPLLYGCTVIVVPKVDRRLILEGLAKKPSVFLGVPALYGLLCLMKTAPLAGIELFVCGGDALPDKIRSAFGLIYNRKICNGYGLTETSPLISIDLDDMTEPTNCVGTPCINVQVQIRDEQGNVLTQGQVGQLWVTGPNIMLGYHNAQEATDKVLKNGWFDTGDLAYINRRGKIVIAGREKDLIIHKGFNIYPQEIENVLLSHADVIRAAVIGKKENAVGEIPIAVVQVRTESSTLISELKKRCKEQLAAYKIPKDIIVVKRDPPLTATGKINKKKLKQQLFTDEEN, encoded by the coding sequence ATGAATAATATAATAAATGATGTATCTTCGGCAGAACGTATGCGTTTTGATAAGCTTATAGATTCAATTACAAAAAATGGCAAATTGATGACATTGGGTCACTTATTAGAATGGTCAGCGAAAAAATATGGTGATCGCATTGCGCTCATATGTCGTGATGAGCAAATTAGTTTTAATCATCTGTTTGCGCGTGCCTGCATGTTTAGTGAATTATTGCGTCAAAAAGGAATTAAGTCGGGCGATAGTGTATTGGTATGGCTTGAAAACTCAATTGAATTTTATATTGCCTATTTTGGTGCTTTGCAAATAGGTGCAATTGTTGCACCGCTGAATGTATATTTAACTGAACGTGAATTGACGCATATAATCAAAGATGCAGATGCACAGATAATGGTGACGTCTCAATCATTTTTAGAACGTTTAGGGGATCAACAAATTCAAGTTCCTATATTGCTCAAAGAGGATGCAATTAAATTAGATAAACCTATTACAACCGATAAATGTGTTATTACTGATAAAGATCCTGATGTATTAACGTTATTATTATATACTTCGGGTACAACAGGATTGCCAAAGGGAGTAATGCTCAGTTCTCGTAATGTATTAACAAATGCGATGCAAGCAATTGCGCGCCAAGAGTTTAAACGTTGTAAAGTATTGTGTGTATTGCCATTGTTTCATAGTTTTGCACAAAATGCATGTATTTGGACGCCGTTGCTTTATGGTTGTACCGTGATTGTGGTTCCTAAAGTTGATCGACGTTTAATACTTGAAGGTTTGGCAAAAAAACCGTCAGTATTTTTGGGAGTTCCAGCTTTATATGGACTGTTATGTTTAATGAAAACAGCACCCCTTGCCGGTATTGAACTGTTTGTTTGTGGTGGTGATGCATTGCCGGATAAAATTCGTTCTGCATTCGGCTTAATCTATAATCGTAAGATTTGCAACGGTTACGGTTTAACTGAAACTTCACCATTAATTTCTATTGATTTAGATGATATGACAGAACCGACTAATTGTGTCGGCACGCCATGTATCAACGTGCAAGTGCAGATTCGTGATGAGCAAGGCAATGTGTTAACTCAAGGGCAAGTAGGTCAATTATGGGTAACAGGCCCCAACATAATGCTTGGTTATCACAATGCGCAAGAAGCAACCGATAAAGTATTGAAAAATGGCTGGTTCGATACCGGAGATCTTGCATATATTAATCGACGTGGCAAAATTGTTATTGCCGGACGGGAAAAAGATTTGATTATTCATAAAGGCTTTAATATTTATCCGCAAGAAATTGAAAATGTGTTATTGAGTCATGCTGATGTAATTCGAGCTGCAGTGATTGGTAAAAAAGAAAATGCAGTAGGTGAAATTCCTATTGCGGTTGTGCAAGTAAGGACTGAAAGTTCTACATTGATATCGGAATTGAAAAAGCGCTGTAAGGAGCAGTTGGCAGCGTATAAAATTCCAAAAGATATTATCGTGGTCAAAAGAGATCCACCATTGACGGCAACGGGTAAAATAAATAAGAAAAAGCTCAAACAGCAGTTATTTACCGATGAAGAAAATTAA